In the genome of Neisseria animaloris, one region contains:
- the rpoB gene encoding DNA-directed RNA polymerase subunit beta codes for MSYSFTEKKRIRKSFAKRANVLEVPFLLATQLDSYAKFLQLEKPFNQRTDDGLQAAFNSIFPIESHNGYARLEFVHYTLGEPLFDIPECQLRGITYAAPLRARIRLVILDKESSKPTVKEVRENEVYMGEIPLMTPSGSFVINGTERVIVSQLHRSPGVFFEHDRGKTHSSGKLLFSARIIPYRGSWLDFEFDPKDLLFFRIDRRRKMPVTILLKALGYNNEQILDTFYDKETFYLSKDGVQTDLIVGRLKGDTAKLDIVDKDGNVLVAKGKRITAKNIRDISNAGLTRLDVEPENLLGKILATDLIVSDTGEVLAVANEEIAEELLAKLDIHGVDKVETLYINELDQGGYISNTLRTDETADQQAARVAIYRMMRPGEPPTEEAVELLFNRLFFNEDSYDLSRVGRMKFNTRTYEQKLDAEQTASWYGRLLNQTFAGAAEKGGFVLSVEDIVASIATLVELRNGHGEVDDIDHLGNRRVRSVGELVENQFRSGLARVERAVKERLNQAESENLMPHDLINAKPVSAAIKEFFGSSQLSQFMDQTNPLSEITHKRRVSALGPGGLTRERAGFEVRDVHPTHYGRVCPIETPEGPNIGLINSLSVYARTNEYGFLETPYRRVVDGKVTDEIDYLSAIEEGRYVIAQANAELDSDGRLTGDLITCREKGETIMATADRVQYMDVATGQVVSVAASLIPFLEHDDANRALMGANMQRQAVPCLRPEKPMVGTGIERSVAVDSATAIVARRGGVVEYVDANRIVVRVHDDEATAGEVGVDIYNLVKFTRSNQSTNINQRPVVKAGDLLQRGDVVADGASTDLGELALGQNMTIAFMPWNGYNYEDSILISEKVAADDRYTSIHIEELNVVARDTKLGAEDITRDIPNLSERMQNRLDESGIVYIGAEVEAGDVLVGKVTPKGETQLTPEEKLLRAIFGEKASDVKDTSLRMPTGMSGTVIDVQVFTREGIQRDKRAQSIIDSELKRYRQDLGDQLRIFDNDAFSRIERMIVGQKANGGPMKLAKGSEITAEYLASLPSKHDWFDIRLADESLAKQMELIKVSLQQKREEADALYEVKKKKLTQGDELQPGVQKMVKVFIAIKRRLQAGDKMAGRHGNKGVVSRILPVEDMPYMADGRPVDIVLNPLGVPSRMNIGQILEVHLGWAAKGIGERIDRMLAEQRKVGEIREFLNKLYNSSGKQENLDELNDEDILALAENLKRGATFASPVFDGAKENEIYEMLDLAYPSDDPEVEKLGFNNSKTQITLYDGRSGEPFDRKVTVGVMHYLKLHHLVDEKMHARSTGPYSLVTQQPLGGKAQFGGQRFGEMEVWALEAYGAAYTLQEMLTVKSDDVAGRTKMYENIVKGEHKIDAGMPESFNVLVKEIRSLGLDIDLERY; via the coding sequence ATGAGTTATTCTTTTACCGAAAAAAAACGTATCCGTAAGAGTTTTGCAAAACGTGCCAATGTCTTAGAGGTGCCATTTCTGCTGGCTACTCAGTTGGATTCTTATGCAAAATTTTTGCAATTGGAAAAGCCATTCAATCAGCGTACTGATGATGGTCTACAAGCGGCATTTAATTCGATTTTTCCGATTGAGAGCCATAATGGTTATGCACGCTTGGAATTCGTACACTATACCCTAGGTGAACCTTTATTTGATATTCCAGAATGTCAATTACGAGGTATAACTTACGCAGCTCCGTTGCGTGCCCGTATTCGATTGGTTATTTTGGATAAAGAATCTTCTAAACCCACAGTAAAAGAGGTTCGAGAGAATGAAGTGTATATGGGAGAAATACCCTTGATGACACCAAGTGGTTCTTTCGTAATTAATGGTACAGAACGGGTAATTGTTTCTCAGTTACATCGTTCTCCGGGTGTATTCTTCGAGCATGATAGAGGCAAAACGCATTCGTCCGGGAAATTGTTATTCTCTGCTCGCATTATTCCTTATCGTGGCTCTTGGTTGGATTTCGAATTTGATCCGAAAGATCTGCTTTTCTTCCGTATTGACCGCCGTAGAAAAATGCCGGTTACGATTTTGCTGAAGGCTTTAGGTTATAACAATGAGCAAATTTTAGATACTTTTTACGATAAAGAAACTTTTTATCTTTCTAAAGATGGCGTTCAAACTGACTTAATTGTAGGCCGTCTGAAAGGCGATACAGCGAAACTGGATATTGTAGATAAAGACGGTAATGTTTTAGTCGCTAAAGGTAAACGTATTACTGCAAAAAATATACGTGATATTAGCAATGCAGGCTTAACTCGTTTGGATGTTGAGCCTGAAAACTTGTTGGGTAAGATATTAGCAACTGATTTGATTGTGTCCGATACCGGCGAGGTATTGGCTGTTGCCAATGAAGAAATTGCAGAAGAATTATTGGCTAAGTTAGATATTCATGGCGTTGATAAGGTTGAAACGCTGTATATCAATGAGTTGGATCAAGGTGGTTATATTTCCAATACCTTACGTACTGATGAAACTGCTGATCAACAAGCCGCTCGAGTGGCGATTTACCGTATGATGCGCCCCGGTGAGCCTCCTACCGAAGAGGCGGTTGAGCTTTTGTTTAATCGATTGTTCTTTAACGAAGATAGTTATGATTTATCACGTGTGGGCCGTATGAAATTCAATACCCGCACTTATGAACAAAAACTGGATGCAGAACAAACAGCATCATGGTACGGGCGCTTATTGAACCAAACTTTTGCCGGAGCAGCTGAAAAAGGTGGTTTTGTATTAAGCGTGGAAGATATTGTTGCTTCTATTGCTACTTTAGTTGAATTGCGCAATGGTCATGGCGAAGTGGACGACATCGATCATTTGGGTAACCGTCGTGTGCGTTCAGTAGGTGAATTGGTGGAGAACCAGTTCCGCAGCGGCTTGGCACGTGTTGAGCGGGCGGTGAAAGAGCGTTTGAATCAGGCAGAATCTGAAAATCTGATGCCTCACGATTTGATTAATGCCAAGCCGGTTTCTGCTGCAATTAAAGAGTTTTTTGGTTCCAGCCAGTTGAGCCAATTTATGGATCAGACCAACCCACTGTCAGAAATTACCCATAAGCGTCGTGTGTCTGCTTTAGGTCCGGGCGGTTTGACACGTGAACGTGCGGGCTTTGAGGTGCGCGACGTACATCCGACCCACTATGGCCGTGTCTGCCCGATTGAAACACCTGAGGGTCCGAATATTGGTTTGATTAACTCGTTGTCTGTTTACGCACGAACCAATGAATACGGTTTCTTGGAAACACCATACCGTCGCGTAGTAGATGGAAAAGTAACCGATGAAATCGATTACTTGTCTGCCATCGAAGAAGGCCGTTATGTGATTGCACAGGCAAACGCCGAACTAGATTCAGACGGCCGCTTGACAGGCGATTTGATTACCTGTCGTGAAAAAGGTGAAACCATTATGGCGACTGCCGATCGCGTTCAATATATGGACGTGGCGACCGGTCAAGTGGTTTCCGTGGCTGCTTCTTTGATTCCTTTCTTGGAGCATGACGATGCGAACCGTGCCTTGATGGGTGCCAACATGCAACGTCAGGCCGTACCATGCTTGCGCCCGGAAAAACCGATGGTAGGTACCGGTATTGAGCGTTCGGTAGCCGTGGACTCTGCTACTGCAATCGTTGCCCGCCGCGGTGGTGTTGTGGAATATGTGGATGCCAACCGTATCGTTGTTCGTGTACACGATGATGAAGCGACTGCTGGTGAAGTGGGTGTGGATATTTACAACTTGGTGAAATTTACCCGCTCAAACCAATCAACCAATATTAACCAACGTCCTGTCGTGAAAGCCGGTGATCTGCTGCAACGCGGCGACGTCGTGGCCGATGGCGCTTCTACCGATTTAGGTGAATTGGCCTTGGGTCAAAACATGACCATCGCTTTCATGCCGTGGAACGGTTATAACTATGAAGACTCGATTTTGATTTCTGAAAAAGTGGCAGCAGATGACCGCTACACTTCTATCCATATCGAAGAATTGAATGTAGTGGCACGTGATACCAAATTGGGCGCGGAAGACATTACCCGCGATATCCCTAACTTATCTGAGCGCATGCAAAACCGTTTGGACGAATCCGGTATCGTTTATATCGGTGCAGAAGTTGAAGCAGGCGATGTGCTGGTAGGTAAAGTAACGCCTAAAGGCGAAACCCAACTGACACCAGAAGAAAAACTGCTGCGTGCCATTTTCGGTGAAAAAGCATCGGACGTGAAAGACACTTCATTGCGTATGCCTACCGGTATGAGCGGTACCGTAATCGACGTGCAGGTATTTACCCGCGAAGGCATCCAACGCGATAAACGTGCGCAATCGATTATTGATTCCGAGCTGAAACGTTACCGCCAAGATTTGGGCGACCAATTGCGTATTTTTGATAACGACGCATTCAGCCGTATCGAGCGCATGATTGTCGGCCAAAAAGCCAATGGCGGCCCGATGAAGTTGGCTAAAGGTAGCGAAATTACTGCCGAATATCTGGCATCTTTGCCGAGCAAGCACGATTGGTTCGATATCCGTTTGGCTGATGAATCATTGGCTAAACAAATGGAGTTGATCAAAGTCAGCCTGCAACAAAAACGCGAAGAAGCCGATGCCTTGTATGAAGTGAAGAAGAAAAAACTGACACAAGGTGATGAGCTGCAGCCGGGCGTTCAGAAGATGGTAAAAGTATTCATCGCCATTAAACGCCGCCTGCAAGCCGGTGACAAAATGGCGGGTCGTCACGGTAACAAAGGTGTGGTATCGCGCATTCTGCCGGTGGAAGACATGCCTTATATGGCAGACGGCCGCCCCGTAGATATCGTATTGAACCCGTTGGGCGTACCGTCCCGTATGAATATCGGCCAGATTCTCGAAGTGCATTTGGGTTGGGCGGCAAAAGGTATCGGCGAGCGTATCGACCGCATGTTGGCCGAGCAGCGTAAAGTAGGCGAAATCCGTGAGTTCCTGAACAAACTCTACAACAGCAGCGGTAAGCAGGAAAATCTGGACGAGCTGAACGATGAAGATATTTTAGCTTTAGCAGAAAACCTGAAGCGCGGAGCCACCTTTGCCTCGCCGGTGTTTGACGGTGCCAAAGAAAACGAAATCTACGAGATGCTCGACTTGGCTTATCCGAGCGACGATCCCGAAGTAGAAAAACTCGGCTTCAACAACAGCAAAACCCAAATCACTTTGTATGACGGCCGCTCGGGCGAACCGTTCGACCGCAAAGTAACCGTCGGCGTGATGCACTACCTGAAGCTGCACCACTTGGTTGACGAGAAAATGCACGCCCGTTCTACCGGCCCGTACAGTCTGGTTACCCAACAGCCGCTGGGTGGTAAAGCCCAATTCGGCGGTCAGCGTTTCGGTGAGATGGAGGTGTGGGCACTGGAGGCTTACGGTGCCGCCTACACGCTGCAAGAGATGTTGACCGTGAAATCGGATGACGTTGCCGGCCGTACCAAAATGTATGAAAACATTGTTAAAGGCGAGCACAAAATCGATGCCGGTATGCCCGAATCCTTCAACGTATTGGTTAAAGAGATTCGCTCGTTGGGCTTGGATATCGATCTGGAACGTTACTAA
- the rpoC gene encoding DNA-directed RNA polymerase subunit beta', producing MNLLNLFNPLQSAGIEEEFDAIKIGIASPETIRSWSYGEVKKPETINYRTFKPERDGLFCAKIFGPVKDYECLCGKYKRLKFKGVTCEKCGVEVTLSKVRRERMGHIELAAPVAHIWFLKSLPSRLGMVLDMTLRDIERVLYFEAYVVTDPGMTPLQRRQLLTEDDYYTKLEEYGDDFDAKMGAEGIRELLRSLDIASEVEVLRQELESTGSDTKIKKIAKRLKVLEAFQRSGMKLEWMIMDVLPVLPPDLRPLVPLDGGRFATSDLNDLYRRVINRNNRLKRLLELHAPDIIVRNEKRMLQEAVDSLLDNGRRGKAMTGANKRPLKSLADMIKGKGGRFRQNLLGKRVDYSGRSVITVGPYLRLHQCGLPKKMALELFKPFIFHKLEKQGLASTVKAAKKLVEQEVPEVWDILEEVIREHPIMLNRAPTLHRLGIQAFEPILIEGKAIQLHPLVCAAFNADFDGDQMAVHVPLSLEAQMEARTLMLASNNVLSPANGEPIIVPSQDIVLGLYYMTRDRINAKGEGSLFSDVKEVHRAYHTKQVELGTKITVRLREWEKNAQGELEPVVKRYETTVGRALLSEILPKGLPFEYINKALKKKEISKLINASFRLCGLRDTVIFADHLMYTGFAFAAKGGISICVDDMEIPKEKAALLAEAQSEVKEIEDQYRQGLVTNGERYNKVVDIWGRAGDKIAKAMMDNLSKQKVIDREGNEVDQESFNSIYMMADSGARGSAAQIKQLSGMRGLMAKPDGSIIETPITSNFREGLTVLQYFIATHGARKGLADTALKTANSGYLTRRLVDVTQDLVVVEDDCGTTDGFVMKAVVQGGDVIEPLRDRILGRVTAGDVVDPSSGETLVEAGTLLNEQLVDLIDQSGVDEVKVRTPITCKTRYGLCAHCYGRDLARGKLVNTGEAVGVIAAQSIGEPGTQLTMRTFHIGGAASRAAAASQVEAKSNGTARFSSQMRYVANNKGELVVIGRSCEVVIHDEIGRERERHKVPYGAILLVQDGAAVKAGQTLATWDPHTRPMITEHAGQVRFENVEEGVTVAKQTDDVTGLSTLVVIDGKRRSASTSKLLRPTVKLLDENGEEVCMPGTTTAVSMAFPVGAVITIREGQEVGKGDVLARIPQASSKTRDITGGLPRVAELFEARVPKDAGMLAEVTGTVSFGKETKGKQRLIITDVDGVAYETLISKEKQILVHDGQVVNRGETIVDGAVDPHDILRLQGIEALARYIVQEVQEVYRLQGVKISDKHIEVIIRQMLRRVNIADAGETGFITGEQVERGDVTLANEKALAEDKEPARYENVLLGITKASLSTDSFISAASFQETTRVLTEAAIMGKQDELRGLKENVIVGRLIPAGTGLTYHRTRRQAWQAHHEAEVAEQVKEAE from the coding sequence ATGAATTTGTTAAACTTATTTAATCCGTTGCAGTCTGCCGGCATAGAAGAAGAATTTGATGCGATCAAAATCGGCATTGCTTCACCTGAAACCATCCGTTCATGGTCTTACGGCGAAGTGAAAAAACCCGAAACCATCAACTACCGTACCTTCAAACCCGAGCGCGACGGTTTGTTCTGCGCCAAGATTTTCGGTCCGGTGAAAGACTACGAATGTTTGTGCGGTAAATACAAACGCCTGAAATTTAAAGGCGTAACCTGTGAAAAATGCGGCGTGGAAGTTACTTTGTCTAAAGTGCGCCGCGAGCGCATGGGTCATATCGAGTTGGCCGCACCCGTTGCCCATATCTGGTTCTTAAAATCATTGCCTTCACGTTTGGGTATGGTTTTAGACATGACCCTGCGCGATATTGAACGCGTGTTGTATTTCGAAGCCTATGTGGTTACCGACCCGGGCATGACACCTCTGCAACGCCGCCAATTGCTGACTGAAGATGATTACTACACCAAGCTGGAAGAATACGGCGACGACTTCGATGCCAAGATGGGTGCCGAGGGTATTCGCGAATTATTGCGCAGCTTAGACATTGCTTCAGAAGTAGAAGTATTGCGTCAAGAGCTCGAATCTACCGGCTCGGACACCAAAATCAAAAAAATCGCCAAACGCTTGAAAGTATTGGAAGCCTTCCAACGCTCGGGTATGAAGCTCGAATGGATGATTATGGATGTGCTGCCGGTGTTGCCGCCTGATTTGCGTCCGTTGGTACCGCTTGACGGCGGCCGTTTCGCCACTTCCGATCTGAATGATTTGTACCGCCGCGTGATCAACCGTAACAACCGTTTGAAACGTTTGTTGGAATTGCATGCGCCGGATATTATCGTACGCAACGAAAAACGTATGCTGCAAGAAGCGGTAGATTCGCTGCTGGATAACGGTCGTCGCGGTAAAGCCATGACCGGCGCCAACAAACGTCCGCTGAAATCATTGGCGGATATGATTAAAGGTAAAGGCGGCCGCTTCCGTCAAAACCTGTTGGGTAAACGTGTGGACTATTCAGGCCGTTCCGTGATTACCGTAGGCCCTTACCTGCGTCTGCATCAGTGCGGTTTGCCGAAGAAAATGGCTTTGGAATTGTTCAAACCGTTTATTTTCCACAAATTGGAAAAACAAGGTTTGGCTTCAACCGTAAAAGCAGCTAAAAAGCTGGTAGAGCAGGAAGTGCCGGAAGTTTGGGATATTTTGGAAGAAGTGATCCGCGAACATCCCATCATGCTTAACCGTGCGCCGACGCTGCACCGTTTAGGTATTCAAGCATTCGAGCCGATTCTGATTGAAGGTAAAGCCATTCAGCTGCATCCTCTGGTTTGTGCCGCGTTCAACGCCGACTTTGACGGTGACCAAATGGCCGTACACGTTCCGTTGAGCTTGGAAGCGCAAATGGAAGCGCGCACTTTGATGCTGGCCTCCAACAACGTATTGTCTCCCGCCAACGGCGAACCGATTATCGTGCCGTCGCAAGATATCGTATTGGGCTTGTACTACATGACCCGCGACCGCATCAATGCCAAAGGCGAAGGCAGCTTGTTCTCCGATGTGAAAGAAGTGCATCGTGCCTACCACACCAAACAAGTAGAGTTGGGTACGAAAATTACCGTGCGTTTGCGCGAATGGGAGAAAAATGCCCAAGGCGAGTTGGAGCCGGTGGTAAAACGTTATGAAACCACAGTAGGCCGTGCTTTGCTCAGCGAGATTCTGCCCAAAGGCCTGCCGTTCGAATACATTAATAAAGCGCTGAAAAAGAAAGAAATTTCCAAGCTGATTAATGCATCGTTCCGTTTGTGCGGCCTGCGTGATACCGTTATTTTTGCCGACCACTTGATGTATACCGGTTTTGCATTCGCAGCCAAAGGCGGTATCTCAATTTGTGTCGACGATATGGAAATTCCGAAAGAAAAAGCCGCATTGCTGGCCGAGGCGCAAAGCGAAGTTAAAGAAATCGAAGACCAATACCGCCAAGGTTTGGTAACGAACGGCGAGCGTTACAACAAAGTGGTCGATATTTGGGGGCGTGCCGGCGATAAAATCGCTAAAGCGATGATGGACAACCTTTCCAAACAGAAAGTCATTGACCGCGAAGGTAACGAAGTAGACCAAGAATCGTTCAACTCCATTTACATGATGGCCGATTCGGGTGCCCGTGGTTCGGCAGCGCAGATTAAACAGCTTTCCGGTATGCGTGGTTTGATGGCCAAGCCGGACGGCTCGATTATCGAAACGCCGATTACCTCAAACTTCCGCGAAGGTTTGACGGTATTGCAATACTTTATTGCGACACACGGTGCGCGTAAGGGTTTGGCGGATACCGCCTTGAAAACGGCAAACTCAGGTTACTTGACCCGCCGTTTGGTAGACGTTACCCAAGACTTGGTCGTGGTAGAAGACGATTGCGGCACAACTGACGGTTTTGTAATGAAAGCCGTGGTGCAAGGCGGTGATGTGATCGAACCGTTGCGCGACCGTATTTTAGGCCGCGTAACTGCCGGTGACGTGGTTGATCCTTCAAGCGGCGAAACGCTTGTTGAAGCAGGTACGTTGCTGAATGAGCAACTGGTTGATCTGATTGACCAATCGGGTGTCGATGAGGTTAAAGTCCGCACCCCGATTACCTGTAAAACCCGCTACGGTTTGTGTGCCCACTGTTATGGCCGCGACTTGGCGCGAGGCAAATTGGTTAATACCGGCGAAGCTGTTGGCGTGATTGCCGCTCAGTCTATCGGTGAGCCGGGTACTCAGCTGACGATGCGTACCTTCCACATTGGTGGTGCCGCATCGCGTGCCGCCGCCGCCAGCCAAGTGGAAGCTAAGTCAAACGGTACCGCACGTTTCAGCAGCCAAATGCGTTATGTTGCCAACAACAAAGGCGAACTGGTGGTAATCGGTCGTTCTTGCGAAGTAGTGATTCACGATGAAATCGGTCGTGAGCGTGAGCGCCATAAAGTGCCTTACGGTGCGATTCTGTTGGTACAAGACGGTGCGGCGGTGAAAGCCGGCCAAACCTTGGCTACATGGGATCCGCATACCCGTCCGATGATTACCGAGCATGCCGGTCAGGTGCGTTTTGAAAACGTGGAAGAAGGCGTGACCGTTGCCAAACAAACCGACGATGTAACCGGCTTGTCTACATTGGTAGTAATCGACGGCAAACGCCGTTCGGCATCTACTTCCAAACTGTTGCGCCCGACCGTGAAACTGTTGGATGAAAACGGCGAAGAAGTATGCATGCCCGGCACAACCACTGCCGTTTCGATGGCGTTCCCGGTAGGTGCGGTAATTACCATCCGTGAAGGTCAGGAAGTCGGCAAGGGTGACGTATTGGCGCGTATTCCGCAAGCCTCTTCCAAAACCCGTGATATTACCGGTGGTCTGCCGCGTGTAGCCGAACTGTTTGAAGCACGCGTGCCCAAAGATGCCGGCATGTTGGCCGAAGTAACCGGTACAGTGTCTTTCGGTAAAGAAACCAAAGGCAAACAACGCCTGATTATTACCGATGTGGACGGTGTGGCTTACGAAACCCTGATTTCCAAAGAGAAACAGATTCTTGTCCATGACGGCCAAGTGGTAAACCGTGGTGAAACCATTGTCGACGGCGCGGTTGACCCGCATGATATTCTGCGTTTGCAAGGTATCGAAGCGTTGGCTCGCTACATCGTACAAGAGGTGCAAGAGGTTTACCGCTTGCAAGGTGTGAAGATTTCCGACAAACACATCGAGGTGATCATCCGCCAAATGCTGCGTCGAGTGAACATTGCCGACGCAGGTGAAACAGGTTTCATTACCGGTGAACAAGTGGAGCGCGGCGATGTTACATTGGCTAACGAGAAGGCGTTGGCCGAGGATAAAGAACCGGCACGTTACGAAAACGTATTGCTGGGTATTACCAAAGCCTCGTTGTCTACCGACAGCTTCATCTCAGCCGCATCGTTCCAAGAGACCACACGCGTATTGACCGAAGCCGCAATTATGGGCAAACAAGACGAGTTGCGTGGTCTGAAAGAAAACGTGATTGTCGGCCGTCTGATTCCGGCAGGTACGGGCTTGACTTACCACCGTACCCGTCGCCAAGCATGGCAGGCGCATCACGAAGCCG